The proteins below come from a single Sorghum bicolor cultivar BTx623 chromosome 4, Sorghum_bicolor_NCBIv3, whole genome shotgun sequence genomic window:
- the LOC8079443 gene encoding putative multidrug resistance protein isoform X2 yields MCGMHPQRYLLTGRTHSMAKEESPEMAKTAPVLRSFALLFMHADAVDVALMALGLLGAIGDGMSMPVMLTIMSHVFNDAGSGPDRLQQFSSKMNQNARNTLFLAAACFVMAFLEGYCWTRTAERQASRMRLRYLRAVLRQDVEYFDLKAGCTSPEVVTGISNDSLVVQDALSEKLPNFVVSVTTFVGSYAVGFALQWRLTVVALPSVLLLVIPGLLYSRVQLGLARRIREQYRRPSAIAEQAISSVRTVYSFVAERSTAARFSAALEELVPLGLKQGLAKGVAVGSNGITYAIFAFNIWYGSRLIMHHGYRGGTVYIASVVTVHGGVALGSALSNIKYFSEASAAAERITELIKRVPKIDSESGAGDVLENVTGEVEFRNVDFCYPSRPETPIFVNFSLHVPAGRSVALVGASGSGKSTVIALLERFYDPSAGEVTLDGVDIRRLRLKWLRAQMGLVSQEPALFATSIRENILFGKEDATEEEIVAAAMAADAHNFISTLPQGYDTQVGERGIQMSGGQKQRIAIARAILRSPKILLLDEATSALDTNSERVVHEALELASMGRTTIVVAHRLSTVRNANIIVVMQAGEVKELGSHGDLIANENGLYSSLVHLQQTRDSIDTNKVGGTTSQIMSRAFTTASRTRSTWSICDTKHDDNKDNSNIPVPSFMTMLMLNAPEWKQALIGSFSAIVIGGIQPIFAYSIGSMMFVYFSTNHEEIKEKTRAFALISISLAVISFLTSIGQHYNFAAMGEFLTKRVREQMFAKFLTFEIGWFDCDKNSTGSICSQLTRDSNNVRSLLGDRMSLVIQTVSAVVTTYLMGLVIAWRMALVMIALQPLTIVCFYARRVLLKSMSKKSKNAQHKCSKLASEAISNLRTITAFSSQNHVLCLFDQAQDGPRKESIRQSWFAEAGSVTTDLAKGADAVASVFGILHRETKMDPDNPEGYKPEKLKGEVHIRGVDFVYPSRPDVIIFKGFSLSIQPGKSTALVGKSGSGKSTIIGLIERFYDPTNGVVEIDLKDIKTYNLRALRQHIGLVSQEPTLFAGTIRENIVYGTEAASDEEIENAARSANAHGFISNLKDGYETRCGEQGVQLSGGQKQRIAIARAILKNPTILLLDEATSALDNQSEKVVQEALDRMLVRRTSVVVAHRLTTIQNCDMIIVLDKGVAVETGTHASLMAKGPAGTYFGLVNLQQGCNNLHENTLVPDLQLC; encoded by the exons ATGTGCGGCATGCATCCCCAGCGCTACCTCCTCACCGGCCGGACACATAGTATGGCTAAGGAGGAGTCGCCAGAGATGGCGAAGACAGCGCCGGTTCTGAGGTCATTCGCGCTGTTGTTCATGCACGCAGACGCGGTGGACGTGGCGCTGATGGCGCTGGGCCTGCTGGGCGCCATCGGCGACGGCATGTCCATGCCGGTAATGCTAACTATCATGAGCCACGTCTTCAACGATGCAGGCAGCGGCCCTGATCGCCTCCAGCAGTTCAGCTCCAAGATGAATCAG AACGCGAGGAATACCCTCTTCCTGGCTGCCGCATGCTTTGTCATGGCGTTCCTAG AGGGGTACTGCTGGACGCGGACGGCGGAGCGGCAGGCGTCGCGGATGCGGCTGCGTTACCTTCGGGCGGTGCTCCGGCAGGACGTGGAGTACTTCGACCTCAAGGCCGGCTGCACGTCGCCGGAGGTGGTCACCGGCATCTCCAACGACAGCCTGGTGGTGCAGGACGCGCTGAGCGAGAAGCTGCCCAACTTCGTGGTGAGCGTCACCACGTTCGTGGGCAGCTACGCCGTCGGGTTCGCGCTGCAGTGGCGGCTCACGGTGGTGGCGCTGCCGTCCGTGCTGCTGCTCGTCATCCCCGGCTTGCTCTACAGCCGAGTCCAGCTCGGCCTGGCGCGCCGGATCAGGGAGCAGTACAGGCGCCCGAGCGCCATCGCCGAGCAGGCGATCTCGTCGGTGCGCACCGTGTACTCGTTCGTCGCGGAGAGGAGCACCGCGGCGCGGTTCTCCGCCGCGCTGGAGGAGCTGGTACCGCTCGGCCTGAAGCAGGGGCTCGCCAAGGGCGTCGCCGTCGGCAGCAACGGCATCACCTATGCCATCTTCGCCTTCAACATTTGGTACGGCAGCCGGCTCATCATGCACCACGGCTACAGGGGCGGCACCGTCTACATCGCCTCTGTCGTCACTGTACACGGAGGCGT AGCGCTAGGGTCGGCACTGTCGAACATCAAGTACTTCTCGGAGGCAAGCGCGGCGGCGGAGAGGATCACGGAGCTGATCAAGCGAGTGCCCAAGATAGACTCGGAGAGTGGCGCCGGCGACGTGCTGGAGAACGTCACCGGCGAGGTGGAGTTCAGGAACGTGGATTTCTGCTACCCTTCGCGGCCGGAGACCCCTATCTTCGTCAACTTCAGCCTGCATGTGCCGGCCGGGCGATCGGTGGCGCTGGTGGGCGCCAGTGGGTCAGGGAAGTCGACGGTGATCGCGCTGCTGGAGCGGTTCTACGACCCGTCGGCCGGAGAGGTGACCCTGGACGGTGTCGACATCCGGCGACTGCGGCTCAAGTGGCTGCGCGCGCAGATGGGGCTCGTCAGCCAGGAGCCGGCGCTGTTCGCGACGTCGATCAGGGAGAACATACTGTTCGGCAAGGAGGACGCCACGGAGGAGGAGATCGTAGCTGCGGCGATGGCGGCCGACGCCCACAACTTCATCTCGACGTTGCCGCAGGGCTACGACACGCAG GTGGGTGAGCGTGGTATCCAAATGTCTGGAGGACAGAAGCAAAGGATTGCTATTGCCAGAGCAATCCTAAGATCGCCTAAGATCCTTCTTCTTGATGAAGCCACTAGTGCACTAGACACGAATTCAGAACGTGTTGTGCATGAGGCACTTGAGTTAGCCTCCATGGGACGAACTACTATTGTTGTCGCACATCGTCTCTCCACTGTTCgaaatgccaatattattgttgTCATGCAGGCTGGTGAGGTTAAAGAATTGGGATCACATGGTGATCTCATCGCCAACGAGAATGGCCTCTATTCATCTCTTGTCCACCTTCAGCAGACCAGAGATTCAATAGACACCAATAAGGTTGGTGGAACTACAAGCCAAATTATGAGCAGGGCTTTCACTACAGCTAGTAGGACAAGATCAACATGGTCAATTTGTGATACAAAACATGATGACAACAAAGATAATTCAAATATTCCTGTTCCATCCTTCATGACAATGCTTATGCTTaatgcgccagagtggaagcaagcGTTGATAGGAAGCTTCAGTGCAATTGTGATTGGAGGCATACAACCAATATTTGCATATTCCATTGGAAGCATGATGTTTGTCTACTTTTCAACTAATCATGAAGAGATCAAGGAGAAAACAAGGGCTTTTGCACTTATTTCCATCAGCCTTGCAGTTATTTCATTCTTAACTAGTATTGGGCAACATTATAACTTTGCTGCCATGGGGGAATTCCTAACCAAGAGGGTTAGAGAACAAATGTTTGCAAAATTTCTCACTTTCGAGATTGGGTGGTTTGACTGTGATAAGAACTCTACTGGTTCCATATGCTCACAACTTACCAGAGACTCCAACAAT GTGAGGTCACTCCTGGGTGATCGAATGTCTCTGGTCATCCAGACAGTTTCTGCGGTTGTAACTACCTACTTGATGGGTCTGGTTATAGCTTGGCGTATGGCCCTCGTCATGATAGCATTACAACCCCTTACCATTGTTTGCTTTTATGCCCGCCGTGTCTTACTGAAGAGCATGTCCAAGAAATCAAAAAATGCACAACATAAATGTAGTAAGCTAGCTTCTGAGGCTATCTCTAATCTTCGGACCATAACTGCTTTCTCATCCCAGAACCATGTCTTGTGCCTCTTCGACCAAGCACAAGATGGTCCACGCAAGGAAAGCATCCGACAGTCCTGGTTTGCAG AAGCAGGTAGTGTTACAACAGATCTTGCTAAGGGTGCTGATGCAGTTGCTTCAGTGTTTGGCATTCTTCATCGAGAAACAAAAATGGATCCTGACAACCCTGAGGGTTATAAACCAGAGAAGCTCAAAGGTGAGGTGCACATTAGAGGAGTTGATTTTGTATATCCATCAAGACCAGATGTGATCATCTTCAAAGGATTCTCCTTGAGCATCCAACCAGGCAAGTCAACGGCACTTGTTGGGAAAAGTGGTTCTGGAAAGTCAACTATTATTGGACTTATAGAAAGGTTCTACGATCCAACTAATGGGGTAGTAGAGATTGACCTTAAAGACATCAAAACATACAATCTTCGTGCCTTGCGACAACATATTGGACTGGTTAGCCAAGAGCCAACACTATTTGCAGGTACCATTAGGGAGAACATTGTGTACGGCACAGAAGCAGCTAGTGACGAAGAAATTGAGAATGCAGCAAGGTCAGCAAATGCACATGGCTTCATTAGTAACCTCAAGGATGGATATGAGACAAGGTGTGGTGAGCAAGGTGTTCAACTGTCAGGAGGACAGAAGCAGCGCATTGCAATCGCTCGTGCAATATTGAAGAACCCTACTATCTTGCTATTAGATGAAGCTACTAGTGCATTAGACAACCAGTCGGAGAAGGTGGTCCAAGAGGCATTGGACCGGATGTTGGTCAGAAGGACAAGTGTAGTGGTGGCACACAGGTTGACCACTATTCAGAACTGTGACATGATTATTGTGCTTGATAAAGGAGTTGCTGTggagacagg
- the LOC8079443 gene encoding putative multidrug resistance protein isoform X1, producing MCGMHPQRYLLTGRTHSMAKEESPEMAKTAPVLRSFALLFMHADAVDVALMALGLLGAIGDGMSMPVMLTIMSHVFNDAGSGPDRLQQFSSKMNQNARNTLFLAAACFVMAFLEGYCWTRTAERQASRMRLRYLRAVLRQDVEYFDLKAGCTSPEVVTGISNDSLVVQDALSEKLPNFVVSVTTFVGSYAVGFALQWRLTVVALPSVLLLVIPGLLYSRVQLGLARRIREQYRRPSAIAEQAISSVRTVYSFVAERSTAARFSAALEELVPLGLKQGLAKGVAVGSNGITYAIFAFNIWYGSRLIMHHGYRGGTVYIASVVTVHGGVALGSALSNIKYFSEASAAAERITELIKRVPKIDSESGAGDVLENVTGEVEFRNVDFCYPSRPETPIFVNFSLHVPAGRSVALVGASGSGKSTVIALLERFYDPSAGEVTLDGVDIRRLRLKWLRAQMGLVSQEPALFATSIRENILFGKEDATEEEIVAAAMAADAHNFISTLPQGYDTQVGERGIQMSGGQKQRIAIARAILRSPKILLLDEATSALDTNSERVVHEALELASMGRTTIVVAHRLSTVRNANIIVVMQAGEVKELGSHGDLIANENGLYSSLVHLQQTRDSIDTNKVGGTTSQIMSRAFTTASRTRSTWSICDTKHDDNKDNSNIPVPSFMTMLMLNAPEWKQALIGSFSAIVIGGIQPIFAYSIGSMMFVYFSTNHEEIKEKTRAFALISISLAVISFLTSIGQHYNFAAMGEFLTKRVREQMFAKFLTFEIGWFDCDKNSTGSICSQLTRDSNNVRSLLGDRMSLVIQTVSAVVTTYLMGLVIAWRMALVMIALQPLTIVCFYARRVLLKSMSKKSKNAQHKCSKLASEAISNLRTITAFSSQNHVLCLFDQAQDGPRKESIRQSWFAGIILGTSMGLLKCTWALTLWYSGMLMARHYITAKAFFQTFLILVTTGRVIAEAGSVTTDLAKGADAVASVFGILHRETKMDPDNPEGYKPEKLKGEVHIRGVDFVYPSRPDVIIFKGFSLSIQPGKSTALVGKSGSGKSTIIGLIERFYDPTNGVVEIDLKDIKTYNLRALRQHIGLVSQEPTLFAGTIRENIVYGTEAASDEEIENAARSANAHGFISNLKDGYETRCGEQGVQLSGGQKQRIAIARAILKNPTILLLDEATSALDNQSEKVVQEALDRMLVRRTSVVVAHRLTTIQNCDMIIVLDKGVAVETGTHASLMAKGPAGTYFGLVNLQQGCNNLHENTLVPDLQLC from the exons ATGTGCGGCATGCATCCCCAGCGCTACCTCCTCACCGGCCGGACACATAGTATGGCTAAGGAGGAGTCGCCAGAGATGGCGAAGACAGCGCCGGTTCTGAGGTCATTCGCGCTGTTGTTCATGCACGCAGACGCGGTGGACGTGGCGCTGATGGCGCTGGGCCTGCTGGGCGCCATCGGCGACGGCATGTCCATGCCGGTAATGCTAACTATCATGAGCCACGTCTTCAACGATGCAGGCAGCGGCCCTGATCGCCTCCAGCAGTTCAGCTCCAAGATGAATCAG AACGCGAGGAATACCCTCTTCCTGGCTGCCGCATGCTTTGTCATGGCGTTCCTAG AGGGGTACTGCTGGACGCGGACGGCGGAGCGGCAGGCGTCGCGGATGCGGCTGCGTTACCTTCGGGCGGTGCTCCGGCAGGACGTGGAGTACTTCGACCTCAAGGCCGGCTGCACGTCGCCGGAGGTGGTCACCGGCATCTCCAACGACAGCCTGGTGGTGCAGGACGCGCTGAGCGAGAAGCTGCCCAACTTCGTGGTGAGCGTCACCACGTTCGTGGGCAGCTACGCCGTCGGGTTCGCGCTGCAGTGGCGGCTCACGGTGGTGGCGCTGCCGTCCGTGCTGCTGCTCGTCATCCCCGGCTTGCTCTACAGCCGAGTCCAGCTCGGCCTGGCGCGCCGGATCAGGGAGCAGTACAGGCGCCCGAGCGCCATCGCCGAGCAGGCGATCTCGTCGGTGCGCACCGTGTACTCGTTCGTCGCGGAGAGGAGCACCGCGGCGCGGTTCTCCGCCGCGCTGGAGGAGCTGGTACCGCTCGGCCTGAAGCAGGGGCTCGCCAAGGGCGTCGCCGTCGGCAGCAACGGCATCACCTATGCCATCTTCGCCTTCAACATTTGGTACGGCAGCCGGCTCATCATGCACCACGGCTACAGGGGCGGCACCGTCTACATCGCCTCTGTCGTCACTGTACACGGAGGCGT AGCGCTAGGGTCGGCACTGTCGAACATCAAGTACTTCTCGGAGGCAAGCGCGGCGGCGGAGAGGATCACGGAGCTGATCAAGCGAGTGCCCAAGATAGACTCGGAGAGTGGCGCCGGCGACGTGCTGGAGAACGTCACCGGCGAGGTGGAGTTCAGGAACGTGGATTTCTGCTACCCTTCGCGGCCGGAGACCCCTATCTTCGTCAACTTCAGCCTGCATGTGCCGGCCGGGCGATCGGTGGCGCTGGTGGGCGCCAGTGGGTCAGGGAAGTCGACGGTGATCGCGCTGCTGGAGCGGTTCTACGACCCGTCGGCCGGAGAGGTGACCCTGGACGGTGTCGACATCCGGCGACTGCGGCTCAAGTGGCTGCGCGCGCAGATGGGGCTCGTCAGCCAGGAGCCGGCGCTGTTCGCGACGTCGATCAGGGAGAACATACTGTTCGGCAAGGAGGACGCCACGGAGGAGGAGATCGTAGCTGCGGCGATGGCGGCCGACGCCCACAACTTCATCTCGACGTTGCCGCAGGGCTACGACACGCAG GTGGGTGAGCGTGGTATCCAAATGTCTGGAGGACAGAAGCAAAGGATTGCTATTGCCAGAGCAATCCTAAGATCGCCTAAGATCCTTCTTCTTGATGAAGCCACTAGTGCACTAGACACGAATTCAGAACGTGTTGTGCATGAGGCACTTGAGTTAGCCTCCATGGGACGAACTACTATTGTTGTCGCACATCGTCTCTCCACTGTTCgaaatgccaatattattgttgTCATGCAGGCTGGTGAGGTTAAAGAATTGGGATCACATGGTGATCTCATCGCCAACGAGAATGGCCTCTATTCATCTCTTGTCCACCTTCAGCAGACCAGAGATTCAATAGACACCAATAAGGTTGGTGGAACTACAAGCCAAATTATGAGCAGGGCTTTCACTACAGCTAGTAGGACAAGATCAACATGGTCAATTTGTGATACAAAACATGATGACAACAAAGATAATTCAAATATTCCTGTTCCATCCTTCATGACAATGCTTATGCTTaatgcgccagagtggaagcaagcGTTGATAGGAAGCTTCAGTGCAATTGTGATTGGAGGCATACAACCAATATTTGCATATTCCATTGGAAGCATGATGTTTGTCTACTTTTCAACTAATCATGAAGAGATCAAGGAGAAAACAAGGGCTTTTGCACTTATTTCCATCAGCCTTGCAGTTATTTCATTCTTAACTAGTATTGGGCAACATTATAACTTTGCTGCCATGGGGGAATTCCTAACCAAGAGGGTTAGAGAACAAATGTTTGCAAAATTTCTCACTTTCGAGATTGGGTGGTTTGACTGTGATAAGAACTCTACTGGTTCCATATGCTCACAACTTACCAGAGACTCCAACAAT GTGAGGTCACTCCTGGGTGATCGAATGTCTCTGGTCATCCAGACAGTTTCTGCGGTTGTAACTACCTACTTGATGGGTCTGGTTATAGCTTGGCGTATGGCCCTCGTCATGATAGCATTACAACCCCTTACCATTGTTTGCTTTTATGCCCGCCGTGTCTTACTGAAGAGCATGTCCAAGAAATCAAAAAATGCACAACATAAATGTAGTAAGCTAGCTTCTGAGGCTATCTCTAATCTTCGGACCATAACTGCTTTCTCATCCCAGAACCATGTCTTGTGCCTCTTCGACCAAGCACAAGATGGTCCACGCAAGGAAAGCATCCGACAGTCCTGGTTTGCAGGTATCATCCTTGGCACCTCTATGGGCCTTTTGAAATGCACATGGGCACTCACCTTGTGGTATAGTGGTATGCTCATGGCTAGGCACTACATTACAGCAAAGGCATTCTTCCAAACCTTCTTGATTCTAGTAACCACAGGACGTGTGATTGCAGAAGCAGGTAGTGTTACAACAGATCTTGCTAAGGGTGCTGATGCAGTTGCTTCAGTGTTTGGCATTCTTCATCGAGAAACAAAAATGGATCCTGACAACCCTGAGGGTTATAAACCAGAGAAGCTCAAAGGTGAGGTGCACATTAGAGGAGTTGATTTTGTATATCCATCAAGACCAGATGTGATCATCTTCAAAGGATTCTCCTTGAGCATCCAACCAGGCAAGTCAACGGCACTTGTTGGGAAAAGTGGTTCTGGAAAGTCAACTATTATTGGACTTATAGAAAGGTTCTACGATCCAACTAATGGGGTAGTAGAGATTGACCTTAAAGACATCAAAACATACAATCTTCGTGCCTTGCGACAACATATTGGACTGGTTAGCCAAGAGCCAACACTATTTGCAGGTACCATTAGGGAGAACATTGTGTACGGCACAGAAGCAGCTAGTGACGAAGAAATTGAGAATGCAGCAAGGTCAGCAAATGCACATGGCTTCATTAGTAACCTCAAGGATGGATATGAGACAAGGTGTGGTGAGCAAGGTGTTCAACTGTCAGGAGGACAGAAGCAGCGCATTGCAATCGCTCGTGCAATATTGAAGAACCCTACTATCTTGCTATTAGATGAAGCTACTAGTGCATTAGACAACCAGTCGGAGAAGGTGGTCCAAGAGGCATTGGACCGGATGTTGGTCAGAAGGACAAGTGTAGTGGTGGCACACAGGTTGACCACTATTCAGAACTGTGACATGATTATTGTGCTTGATAAAGGAGTTGCTGTggagacagg